A region of the Acidimicrobiia bacterium genome:
GGGCCCCGAGCGCCCGCTGCGCCAGCGCCACGATGGGGGGATGGAGATGGATGCCGTCGGGGATGAGACCAACCCGCAGCCGCTCATCGGCCAGTGCCACCCCCACCAGACCGGGCGCCCGGTGGTGGAGCGGCGCCATCGCGTTGAACAGATGTGTCACCCAACTCGCCCCCGCCGCCACGGCGGCGGTGGCCTCGGCGGCGGTGGCGAGGGTGTGGCCGAGCGACACCACCACCTGGCGCTCCACCAGCGCCTCGATGACCTCGATGGCCCCGGGCATCTCTGGTGCCAGGGTGACCACGGCCACGCCCCCGTGGCGCGTCCACCCTTCGATGGCCGCCAGCGAAGGCGGTCGCAGCAACGCCGCTGGATGCGCTCCTGGTTGGTGTGGCGAGAGGAACGGGCCTTCGAGATGGAGGCCGAGTGGCACCGCCCCCTGCCATCGCGCCGGCGGGCCCGCCGCCAGCGTCTCGATGGCCCGTTCCACCACCCCCGGGGGGGTGGTCACGATGGTCGGCAGCCACGCCGTTACCCCGAAGCGCGGTAAGAGCGCCGCCAACTCCCACAGTCGCTCCGGTTCACCCGCCAGATCGATACCCAACCCGCCGTTGCACTGCAGGTCGAGGTACCCCGGGGCCACGAGCAACCCGTCGGCCTCCACCACCCCCGCCACCCCCCCCACCGATGGGGGGGCTACCACTATCCCCTCGGCGCTGGCGAGGTCGGCCGCTACGAACCTCCCCTCCAGCAGAACTCGGCCGTGCCGCACGATGAGGGAGTTCATTCCTCCAGTCTGGCGGGTTACCGACCCCGGCGGGGCCCGGCGCCCGGGCCGCCGGTAGACCCAGGCTCACTCCCATCGCGTAGCGTGGGGGTCGTGCACTACGGCAGGAGGGGGGACGAACCCGATGTGGGGTGACCGGAGCGTATCGGTAGTGCTGATGACCTACGCGGAACGCGACTCGATCCGAGCCGTGATCGACGGCTTCTTCGCCACCGGCGTGGTCGACGAAGTTTTGGTGGTGAACAACAACGCGCAAGAGGGCACCATCGAGGAAGTGGAAAAGACCGAAGCCCGGATGGTGTTCGAACCCCAACAGGGCTACGGCCATGCCTGCCGCCGGGGACTGATGGAGGCGAAGGGCGACCTCATCGTGCTGGCCGAACCCGACGGAACATTCCTCCCGAACGACATCCACAAACTTCTGGCGTTCGTGGGCGAATGCGATGCCGTGTTTGGAACCCGCACCACTCGCGAGCTGATCTGGCACGGTGCCAACATGGACTGGTTCCTGCGGTGGGGCAACTGGGCCGTCGCCAAAATGGTGGAAGCCCTGTTCAACACCACCCACCTCAGCGATGTGGGCTGCACCTACCGGGTCTTTACCCGCAAGCTGGCCGACCTCATCGCGGAAGGCATGCAGGTCGGAGGCAACCATGCCGGCCCCGAGATGATGTTGCTCACCATCACCTCCGGGGCTCGTTTCGTGGAGATCCCGGTGAACTATCTTCCCCGCGTCGGCACTTCCTCGGCCACCGGCAGCCCGCGCGCAGCCATCAACATCGGCCTCCGCATGATTGTCCTGATCTTCGACTTCCGACGTCGAACCCCCCGCTCCATGCCCCGACCCGACCGGCTTGGCAACGACCCTGGAACAGCCCATCACAATGAGTGAAGAAAACTTCGACCGCATCGCCAACGAGTACGACGAGGCCTTCCCCCCCCACATCGTGGAGCACTACCTCGCCAAGCGAGTGCGCTACATCGCCCAGCATTGCCCCCCGCCCGGCGAGGGCCTCGACGTGGGCTGCGGCACCGGGGTTCTCGCCGGCCGTCTCACCCGAGTGGGATTCACTATGACCGGGCTCGACCCGTCACAGGGAATGCTCGACGTGATGGCCGCCACCGAACCCCACATCGAGGGCATCCGCGGCGAGGGATCATCGCTGCCCTTCGAGGACAACACGTTCGACCTTGTCATCACCGTGGCGGCACTCCACCACGTGGCTACCACCGAAGCGGTGCGTGCCACCCTTATCGAGATGGTTCGCGTCACCCGACCCGGCGGTCGGCTCGTGGTGTGGGACCACAACCCCCGAAACCCCTACTGGCGGAGCCTCATGG
Encoded here:
- a CDS encoding methyltransferase domain-containing protein; the encoded protein is MSEENFDRIANEYDEAFPPHIVEHYLAKRVRYIAQHCPPPGEGLDVGCGTGVLAGRLTRVGFTMTGLDPSQGMLDVMAATEPHIEGIRGEGSSLPFEDNTFDLVITVAALHHVATTEAVRATLIEMVRVTRPGGRLVVWDHNPRNPYWRSLMARVPQDDGTERLVPEAEIVDGLQAGGADIIGSDQLGLMPEFIPPALLGPVRAIEALTERTPGLRRLCAHNVILARSR
- a CDS encoding glycosyltransferase family 2 protein, translating into MWGDRSVSVVLMTYAERDSIRAVIDGFFATGVVDEVLVVNNNAQEGTIEEVEKTEARMVFEPQQGYGHACRRGLMEAKGDLIVLAEPDGTFLPNDIHKLLAFVGECDAVFGTRTTRELIWHGANMDWFLRWGNWAVAKMVEALFNTTHLSDVGCTYRVFTRKLADLIAEGMQVGGNHAGPEMMLLTITSGARFVEIPVNYLPRVGTSSATGSPRAAINIGLRMIVLIFDFRRRTPRSMPRPDRLGNDPGTAHHNE
- the nagA gene encoding N-acetylglucosamine-6-phosphate deacetylase, with amino-acid sequence MNSLIVRHGRVLLEGRFVAADLASAEGIVVAPPSVGGVAGVVEADGLLVAPGYLDLQCNGGLGIDLAGEPERLWELAALLPRFGVTAWLPTIVTTPPGVVERAIETLAAGPPARWQGAVPLGLHLEGPFLSPHQPGAHPAALLRPPSLAAIEGWTRHGGVAVVTLAPEMPGAIEVIEALVERQVVVSLGHTLATAAEATAAVAAGASWVTHLFNAMAPLHHRAPGLVGVALADERLRVGLIPDGIHLHPPIVALAQRALGARLTIVTDAVGALGMPGGTQSLGRRQVTVGADGVRLADGTLAGSNLSMDQGVRNLVAFTGCTPSVALHAAATAPAAVLGDTTRGTLSPGARADAVLLTEDLHLVATIVGGVVLHDAR